In Campylobacter vicugnae, a genomic segment contains:
- the hypD gene encoding hydrogenase formation protein HypD, with product MDLINSFRDKDKILALSKIIKQRSKKPLNIMEICGGHTHSIMKFGLPQLVGENINFIHGPGCPVCIMPRSRIDEAIAIAGIEGVIFCTLADMMRVPGSKGSLAQLRAGGADIRALYSPLDVISIAQENPDKKVVFFAIGFETTTPMSAVVVEQAINLGLKNLFVHINHVTVPAPVRAIMSDKDVKIDAFLGPSHVSVITGSAIYEELADEFGTPIAVSGFEPLDLMDSILNLVNQHENGTHKVYNEYARVVSNQGNLKAKELINKYLEPCDFEWRGLGVIPMSGMKLRDEFGMLDARKHFNVEVGESKESKACICGEILRGKAKPYDCKVFGKVCNPQNPIGSCMVSGEGACAAYYKYTKRG from the coding sequence ATGGATTTGATAAATAGTTTTAGAGATAAAGATAAAATTTTAGCCTTAAGTAAGATAATTAAACAAAGAAGCAAAAAGCCACTAAATATAATGGAAATTTGCGGTGGTCATACGCATAGTATTATGAAATTTGGATTACCTCAATTAGTAGGAGAAAATATTAATTTTATTCATGGGCCAGGGTGTCCAGTGTGTATTATGCCTAGAAGCCGCATAGATGAGGCTATTGCTATTGCTGGTATAGAAGGGGTTATATTTTGTACCTTAGCTGATATGATGAGAGTACCTGGAAGCAAAGGTTCTCTAGCTCAGCTTAGAGCTGGCGGGGCAGATATTAGGGCTTTATATTCTCCACTTGATGTAATAAGCATTGCACAAGAAAATCCAGATAAGAAGGTTGTATTTTTTGCTATAGGATTTGAGACGACTACTCCAATGAGTGCAGTAGTAGTAGAACAGGCGATAAACTTAGGACTAAAAAATTTATTTGTTCATATCAATCATGTAACTGTACCAGCTCCAGTAAGAGCTATAATGAGTGATAAGGATGTTAAGATAGATGCATTTTTGGGTCCAAGCCATGTAAGCGTAATTACAGGAAGTGCTATATATGAAGAGCTTGCAGATGAGTTTGGTACTCCAATAGCTGTGAGTGGGTTTGAGCCTTTGGATTTAATGGATAGTATATTAAATTTAGTAAATCAACATGAAAACGGCACCCATAAAGTCTATAATGAGTATGCTAGAGTCGTTAGTAATCAAGGAAATTTAAAAGCTAAAGAGCTAATAAATAAGTATCTTGAGCCTTGCGATTTTGAGTGGAGAGGACTTGGGGTAATTCCTATGAGCGGAATGAAGCTTAGAGATGAGTTTGGTATGCTTGATGCAAGGAAGCATTTTAATGTAGAAGTAGGCGAGTCTAAAGAGTCAAAAGCTTGTATATGCGGAGAGATATTGCGTGGCAAGGCTAAGCCATATGATTGCAAAGTCTTTGGTAAGGTGTGTAATCCACAAAATCCAATTGGT
- a CDS encoding HypC/HybG/HupF family hydrogenase formation chaperone gives MCLSIPSKVISIDENNFAIVDTMGVRRGVSLDLIAEPVAVGDYVLIHVGFAMEKIDTQYALESLKIYEQIANDMQNGKISADEGDMGLAALKG, from the coding sequence ATGTGTCTTAGTATACCATCAAAAGTAATATCAATAGATGAAAATAATTTTGCAATAGTAGATACTATGGGCGTTAGGCGTGGAGTTAGCTTAGATCTTATAGCTGAACCTGTTGCTGTGGGAGATTATGTGTTAATCCATGTAGGATTTGCTATGGAGAAGATCGATACTCAGTATGCACTGGAGAGTTTAAAAATATATGAGCAAATAGCTAATGATATGCAAAATGGCAAAATATCAGCCGATGAAGGCGATATGGGTTTAGCAGCTTTAAAAGGGTAA
- the hypB gene encoding hydrogenase nickel incorporation protein HypB, giving the protein MCKDCGCSMGGSHHHSHDDHHNHHHHGHHDHPVLNEKKTIEVVEKILKDNDHEAAHNRAHLDEYGLLCINLMSSPGAGKTTLLEATIKASGLKIGVVEGDLETNMDANRVVNAGGVAYQISTGQTCHLDAFMVHNGLHHLPLNELDLVFIENVGNLVCPASYDVGAHLNAVLISVPEGSDKVAKYPVMFRAADVVIITKIGLLEHFDFDVEVVKKEARKLNPKVDIIEVDSKSNQGIDKWINYIKVKKEAR; this is encoded by the coding sequence ATGTGTAAAGATTGTGGTTGTAGTATGGGTGGATCGCATCATCATAGTCACGATGATCATCATAATCATCACCATCATGGTCATCATGACCATCCGGTGTTAAATGAAAAAAAGACTATTGAAGTAGTAGAGAAAATATTAAAAGATAATGATCACGAAGCAGCTCACAATAGAGCTCATCTTGATGAATATGGACTACTTTGTATAAATTTGATGAGTAGTCCAGGTGCTGGTAAGACTACACTTTTAGAAGCAACTATAAAGGCTAGTGGATTAAAAATTGGTGTAGTTGAAGGGGATTTAGAGACTAATATGGATGCAAATCGCGTAGTAAATGCTGGTGGTGTAGCATATCAAATTAGCACAGGTCAAACATGCCATTTAGATGCTTTTATGGTGCATAATGGTCTTCATCACTTGCCTTTAAATGAACTTGATTTAGTATTTATAGAAAATGTTGGTAATCTTGTATGTCCAGCTAGCTATGATGTAGGAGCGCACCTTAATGCTGTATTAATTAGCGTACCAGAAGGTAGCGATAAGGTAGCTAAGTATCCAGTGATGTTTAGAGCTGCTGATGTAGTGATAATTACTAAGATTGGGTTGCTAGAGCATTTTGATTTTGATGTAGAAGTGGTGAAAAAAGAAGCTAGAAAACTAAACCCAAAAGTTGATATAATAGAGGTTGATAGTAAAAGCAATCAAGGAATTGATAAATGGATAAATTATATAAAAGTTAAAAAAGAGGCTAGATAA
- the hypF gene encoding carbamoyltransferase HypF, with amino-acid sequence MRSIKIEVFGLVQGVGFRPFVYSLAKNLELNGTVLNNSSGVKIELCGDEKNIDEFISKLKIDLPPLARIDNIIISNSDKKYDDFNIISSQESYKFAPILPDFAICDECKFELKDPTNRRYNHPFINCTNCGPRFSLIKSLPYDRINTTMGKFNMCKQCQDEYKDPTNRRYHAQPVACKNCGPKLSYKSLDGKILANNKEALKRCIDDLKDGKIIAIKGVGGFHLVCDALNSKAVSSLKERKRRPHKPLAIMCKDLDMACDYAYINESEAKILNSNLKPIVLLKSKNNLPKSISSGVGSVGIFLPPTPLHIMLLDRLNSPIIATSANPSKEPILTNFDELASRLGSVCDYALDNDRDIVNPSDDSICFELFSKPIYLRTSRGLKPNIMPLNLGLKDAPKGCFLALGSLMKNQFAIYKDGLIFSSPYIGDMGSLAVIKRFDELLESFKSIYGFEFDFIIGDAHPHFGFVNNFKDKEIYRVYHHHAHALSVMLENGLDCEVLALSFDGTGYGQDATIWGGEVLRCKDNEFKRVMHFDNFELIGADKGIKNIYYLAYAIAKKYNLNSPKIDAIVPQIQKSNLDKILENKLNIVATSSLGRIFDAFAAIVLNLPVITYDAQAPMMLEALYDENINVAYEFEIDEDVINYKNAFIGALNDPMEVAATAFINGISNLALKIAKMHNLPVVLCGGVWQNRALLKRTISEFRRHDIKYYLPINEPMNDSGIAMGQIYFGLNLLRYNTKL; translated from the coding sequence TTGAGATCAATTAAGATTGAAGTTTTTGGGCTGGTTCAAGGTGTTGGATTTCGCCCTTTTGTCTATTCATTAGCTAAAAATCTTGAGCTAAATGGAACTGTATTAAATAATTCTAGCGGTGTAAAAATTGAACTTTGTGGCGATGAAAAAAATATTGATGAGTTTATATCTAAGCTTAAAATAGATCTACCTCCACTAGCTAGAATAGATAATATTATTATTAGCAATAGCGATAAAAAATATGATGATTTTAATATAATTAGCTCGCAAGAAAGTTATAAATTTGCACCGATTTTACCTGATTTTGCTATATGCGATGAGTGTAAATTTGAATTAAAAGATCCTACAAATAGACGATACAATCATCCATTTATCAACTGCACAAACTGCGGCCCTAGATTTTCTTTGATTAAAAGCTTGCCATATGATAGAATAAATACTACAATGGGTAAATTTAATATGTGCAAACAGTGCCAAGATGAGTATAAAGACCCAACCAATCGCCGTTATCATGCTCAACCAGTAGCATGTAAAAACTGCGGCCCAAAGCTAAGCTATAAGAGTTTAGATGGCAAAATTCTTGCAAATAATAAAGAGGCTCTTAAAAGATGTATAGATGATTTAAAAGATGGCAAAATCATAGCTATTAAAGGAGTTGGCGGATTTCATCTTGTTTGCGATGCTCTAAATAGTAAGGCTGTATCATCTTTAAAAGAGCGTAAAAGGCGTCCGCATAAACCTTTAGCTATAATGTGTAAAGATCTTGATATGGCTTGTGATTATGCTTATATTAATGAGAGTGAAGCTAAGATTTTAAACTCAAATTTAAAACCTATTGTTTTATTAAAATCCAAAAATAATCTACCTAAGTCAATATCTAGTGGTGTAGGAAGCGTTGGTATATTTTTGCCGCCAACTCCACTACATATAATGCTATTAGATAGATTAAACTCTCCAATTATAGCTACTAGCGCAAACCCAAGCAAAGAGCCTATTTTAACAAACTTTGATGAGCTTGCTAGTAGACTTGGTAGTGTGTGTGATTATGCTCTTGATAATGATAGAGATATTGTAAATCCAAGCGATGATAGCATCTGTTTTGAGCTATTTTCAAAGCCAATTTATCTTCGAACATCTCGTGGATTAAAGCCTAATATTATGCCTTTAAATTTAGGATTAAAAGATGCACCAAAAGGGTGCTTTTTAGCGCTTGGGAGCTTGATGAAAAATCAATTTGCTATCTATAAAGATGGCCTTATCTTTAGCTCTCCATATATTGGCGATATGGGCTCTTTAGCAGTGATTAAAAGATTTGATGAGCTGCTAGAGAGTTTTAAGAGTATTTATGGGTTTGAGTTTGATTTTATCATTGGTGATGCTCATCCGCATTTTGGATTTGTAAATAATTTTAAAGATAAAGAGATTTATAGGGTTTATCATCACCATGCTCATGCTCTTAGTGTAATGTTAGAAAATGGCTTAGATTGCGAAGTTTTAGCTCTTAGCTTTGATGGAACTGGATATGGCCAGGACGCTACTATATGGGGTGGCGAAGTGCTAAGATGTAAAGATAATGAGTTTAAAAGAGTTATGCATTTTGATAATTTTGAGCTTATTGGAGCAGATAAAGGGATAAAAAATATCTACTATCTAGCCTACGCAATAGCAAAAAAATACAATCTCAACTCACCAAAAATAGATGCCATAGTACCTCAAATTCAAAAATCTAATCTAGATAAAATCTTAGAAAATAAATTAAATATAGTAGCTACTAGCTCGCTTGGTAGAATTTTTGATGCGTTTGCTGCAATTGTGCTAAATTTGCCAGTTATTACCTATGATGCGCAGGCCCCTATGATGCTTGAGGCTTTATATGATGAAAATATAAATGTGGCCTATGAATTTGAAATAGATGAAGATGTAATTAATTATAAAAATGCTTTTATAGGCGCTTTAAATGATCCTATGGAAGTAGCAGCTACTGCTTTTATAAATGGAATTTCAAATTTGGCTCTAAAGATTGCTAAAATGCATAATCTTCCAGTTGTTTTATGCGGTGGAGTATGGCAAAATAGAGCTTTGTTAAAAAGAACTATATCTGAGTTTAGACGCCATGATATTAAATATTATCTGCCAATTAATGAACCTATGAATGATTCTGGTATTGCTATGGGGCAGATTTACTTTGGCTTAAATCTGCTTAGATATAATACTAAGCTTTAA